GATCGCCTGGTCGCCCAAGACCGGCGCTCGGGCCATCACCAGCACCCCGATTCGGGACTCGTGGTCCGGCTACTTCGCCCAGAGCGGCCCGCTGGGCTACCCGGTCCAGGACACGGTCTGCCGACCGCGCAGCGGCGGTTGCACCCAGCGGTTCGAGACGGGGTCCATCTCCTGGTCACCGGCCACCGGCGCGGTGGTCAGCGTGGGCGGCATCCGCTCCACCTGGACGGCGCTGGGGGCCGAGCGCTCCTTCGTCGGCCACCCCACCACCAACACCTACTGCGGCCTCGTGGGCAGCGGCTGCTTCCAGACCTTCCAGGGCGGGAGCATGCACTGGTCGCCGGACACCGGTGCGCACGTCACCCGCGGGGCGATCCAGGGCGCCTGGGCTGCTGGGGGATGGGAGACCGGTGTGCTGGGCTACCCGACCGGCAACGAGAACTGTGGGCTCCGGGACGGCGGCTGCTTCCAGGTCTTCCAGGGCGGGACCATCCACTGGTCCCCGGCCAGGGGCGCGCACGTCACCCGCGGGGCCATCTACGACGCTTGGGCCGACCGGGGGTGGGAGACCGGCGCGCTGGGCTACCCCACCGGAAACGAGACCTGCGGGCTCCGGAAGGGCGGCTGCTTCCAGCCCTTCCAGGGCGGCATCATGCACTGGTCCCCCGCCAGCGGCGCGCACGTCACCCGCGGGGCGATCCACGCCACCTGGGCATCCACCCGGTGGGAGACCGGCAAGCTGGGCTACCCGACCGGCAACGAGAACTGCGGCCTCCGCGAAGGCGGCTGCTTCCAGACCTTCCAGGGCGGGACCATCCACTGGTCCCCGGCCAGCGGCGCGCACGCCCTCAGCGGAGCCATCCTCCGAGCCTGGGCCAAGCAGGGCTGGGAGACCGGCCGCCTGGGATACCCCACCGGTGGGCGGCACCGCTCCGGCAGCCTCTGGAAGCAACGGTTTCAAGGCGGCCTCCTGCGCGGCTGAACGAGCTCCGTAGTGCGGGGACACCGGGGCAGGGGCGGACCGCGAACCGGTCCCGAAGCGGTGGCCGAGGCGTCATAGTGGGACATGACCTGGGCAACCCGCGCCGCGACCGCCGGGCTCTCCGCTCTCGCCGGTGTCGCCGCCCGCGACCTGCTGCAGCGGGAGCACACCCTGCTGCGCAACTTCCCGGTGGTCGGCCGCGCCCGCTACCTGCTGGAGTCCATCGGCCCGGAGCTGCGCCAGTACCTGGTGGCCGGCAACAACGACGAGCGGCCCTTCACCCGCGACCAGCGCCGCTGGGTGTACGCCTCGGCGAAGAAGCAGAACAACTACTTCGGCTTCGGCACCGACATCGACCTGGAGTTCACCGCCGGCTACCCGGTCATCAACCACCGCACCTTCGGCCGCGCCGTCCCGGCCACCACCGCGCAGGCCGGGCAGGAGACGCCGCTGCCCGGCGCCAAGGTGCTCGGTGCCGCCCTCGGCCGGGCGCACGCCTTCCGGCCGCAGTCGGTGGTCAACATCTCGGCGATGAGCTTCGGGTCGCTGTCCGGACCGGCGGTCGAGGCACTCAACCGCGGCGCCGCACTGGCCGGCTGCCTGCACAACACCGGCGAGGGCGGCCTCTCCCCGCACCACCGGCACGGCGGGGAGCTGGTCTTCCAGCTCGGGACGGCGTACTTCGGCTGCCGCGACCAGCACGGCCGCTTCGACCTGGCCAAGCTGAAGGACGTGGTCGCCTCCGCCCCCGTGCGGGCCCTGGAGATCAAGCTGAGCCAGGGCGCCAAGCCGGGCCTGGGCGGCGTGCTGCCCGCCGCCAAGGTCTCCGCCGACATCGCCGCCACCCGCGGGGTCCCGGAGGGCGTGGACTGCATCAGCCCGTCCCGGCACGCCGAGTTCTCCGACCCCGACAGCCTGCTCGACTGGGTCGAGCTGCTGGCGAGCGAGACCGGGCTGCCGGTCGGCATCAAGTCCGCCGTCGGCGACATGGCGTTCTGGCACGAGCTCACCGAGCTGATGGCCACCACCGGCCGGGGCGTGGACTTCGTGACCATCGACGGCGGCGAGGGCGGCACAGGTGCGGCGCCGCTGATCTTCACCGACTCGGTGTCGCTGCCCTTCCAGCTCGGCTTCGCCCGCGTCTACTCCGCTTTCGCCCGGGCCGGGCTGCACGAGCAGGTCACCTTCATCGGCGGCGGCAAGCTCGGCCTGCCCGACAACGCGATCGTCGCCTTCGCCCTGGGCTGCGACCTGGTCAACGTCGCCCGGGAGGCGATGCTGGCGATCGGCTGCATCCAGGCGCAGAAGTGCCACACCGACACCTGCCCCACCGGCGTCGCCACCCAGAACGCCTGGCTCACCCACGGCCTGGACCCGGCGCTGAAGTCGGTGCGGGCGGCCACCTACGTGCAGACGCTGCGCCGCGACCTGCTGAAGGTCGCCGAGGCCTGCGGCGTGGAGCACCCCGGGCTGATCGACACCTCGACCGTGGAGATCCTCACCGGCCGCACCGCCTCGCGCCCGCTCGCCGAGGTCTACGGGTACGAGCCGTCCTGGGGGCTGCCCTCGGCGGCCGAGCGGGAGCGGATCGTCGCGCTGATGACCGGCGAGGCACCGGAGGGTGGCAGCGCCCCGCCGTCCCCGACCGCGGTCGACGGCCCGGCACCGGGCTGACCGCGGCCGGGGCGACGGGTCAGGACCGCACCAGCTCGTCCTCCCGGACCCGCTCCTCGGTGGGCACCTCGACGGTGAGGTGCGGCAGCACCCGGTCCAGCCGACGCGGCAGCCACCAGTTGGCGTTGCCGAGCAGCTCCATCGCCGCCGGCACCAGCACCATCCGCACCAGCGTCGCGTCGATCAGCACCGCGATCGCCAGCCCGAAGCCGAACAGCTGCAGCTCCCGCGACGAGCCGAGCACGAAGCTGCCGAAGACGCAGACCATGATCGCCGCCGCCGCGGTGATCACCCGCGCCGTCCGGGCGAGGCCCACGGCCACCGCCTCGGCGTTGTCGCCGGAGCGGTCGTACTCCTCCCGGATCCGGGACAGCAGGAAGACCTCGTAGTCCATCGACAGGCCGAACACGATCGCGATCAGCAGCATCGGCACCCACGCCTCGATCGGCGCCACGCCCTCGACGCCCAGCGCCTCCGCTGCCCAGCCCCACTGGAACACCGCCACCAGCGCACCGAACGCCGCCCCGATCGACAGCAGGTTCACCACCACGGCCTTCAGCGCGACCAGCAGCCCGCGGAACACCACCATCAGCAGCAGGAACGACAGCCCGAGCACCACCGCCAAGAACAGCGGCAGCCGCTGCGCAGTGTGGTCGGCGAAGTCGATCGCCGCCGGTTGCGCGCC
The Modestobacter marinus DNA segment above includes these coding regions:
- a CDS encoding FMN-binding glutamate synthase family protein, which encodes MTWATRAATAGLSALAGVAARDLLQREHTLLRNFPVVGRARYLLESIGPELRQYLVAGNNDERPFTRDQRRWVYASAKKQNNYFGFGTDIDLEFTAGYPVINHRTFGRAVPATTAQAGQETPLPGAKVLGAALGRAHAFRPQSVVNISAMSFGSLSGPAVEALNRGAALAGCLHNTGEGGLSPHHRHGGELVFQLGTAYFGCRDQHGRFDLAKLKDVVASAPVRALEIKLSQGAKPGLGGVLPAAKVSADIAATRGVPEGVDCISPSRHAEFSDPDSLLDWVELLASETGLPVGIKSAVGDMAFWHELTELMATTGRGVDFVTIDGGEGGTGAAPLIFTDSVSLPFQLGFARVYSAFARAGLHEQVTFIGGGKLGLPDNAIVAFALGCDLVNVAREAMLAIGCIQAQKCHTDTCPTGVATQNAWLTHGLDPALKSVRAATYVQTLRRDLLKVAEACGVEHPGLIDTSTVEILTGRTASRPLAEVYGYEPSWGLPSAAERERIVALMTGEAPEGGSAPPSPTAVDGPAPG